The following are encoded together in the Mycolicibacterium arabiense genome:
- a CDS encoding adenylate/guanylate cyclase domain-containing protein: MSTPSTLEVILIVATALLSAGLITFIALFVAARRQLSSARRELELMRTEGSGRRRRRGVGPMAVKTVLKTADAVLNRGLGAVQNSIDQLAGWAQVERPDLARLTPGGDVVLVFSDIEGSTRLNAALGDKAWVKLLERHDDLVHTHVARHGGHVVKSQGDGFMIAFAEPRDAVLFGTDVQRALEANPQRWQDIRIRIGVHMGTSVRRGDDLFGLDVATAARVADQADGGEILVSAPVRDAVSDLADVHWGPPRDVELKGVPGVHTLHPVLAG; the protein is encoded by the coding sequence GTGTCGACGCCGTCCACCCTCGAGGTGATCCTGATCGTGGCGACGGCGCTCCTGTCCGCGGGACTCATCACGTTCATCGCGCTCTTCGTCGCCGCGCGCCGCCAGCTGAGCAGCGCGCGGCGGGAACTCGAGCTGATGCGCACCGAGGGGTCCGGTCGTCGGCGCAGGCGCGGCGTCGGCCCAATGGCGGTGAAGACGGTCCTCAAGACCGCGGACGCGGTGCTCAACCGCGGCCTCGGCGCTGTGCAGAACTCGATCGACCAACTCGCCGGCTGGGCGCAGGTCGAACGGCCGGACCTCGCCCGCCTCACGCCAGGCGGCGACGTCGTACTCGTCTTCTCCGACATCGAGGGCTCGACCCGGCTCAACGCCGCACTCGGCGACAAGGCCTGGGTCAAGCTGCTCGAACGTCACGACGACCTCGTCCACACCCACGTCGCACGGCACGGCGGGCACGTGGTCAAGTCCCAGGGCGACGGGTTCATGATCGCGTTCGCCGAGCCGCGCGACGCCGTCCTCTTCGGGACCGACGTCCAGCGCGCGCTGGAGGCGAATCCGCAACGCTGGCAGGACATCCGGATCCGGATCGGCGTCCACATGGGGACGTCGGTACGACGGGGTGACGACCTCTTCGGGCTCGACGTCGCCACGGCGGCGCGGGTTGCCGATCAGGCCGACGGCGGCGAGATCCTCGTCAGCGCGCCGGTACGCGACGCGGTGTCCGACCTCGCCGATGTGCACTGGGGCCCGCCGCGCGACGTCGAACTGAAGGGCGTACCCGGCGTCCACACGCTGCACCCGGTGCTCGCCGGGTAG
- a CDS encoding glutamate--cysteine ligase 2 encodes MSHPTLGVEEEFLLVDPRSGEPVPLNRETAAEAGERGVELQLELTRCQVETSSSVSSTVDELHDDLRRLRQVASEAATAAGARLLAVGLPPTVPHEFPITDTPRYREIAQKFGMIAHEQGICGCHVHVAVPSREAAVDVSNRLRPWLPSLLALTANSAIYRNSDSGHASWRSVLWARWPSAGPPPHFDSVEDYDATVRMMQDSGAMLDDGMVYWDVRPSANFPTVEVRAADVPATATQSVLLGALVRAAVMTALDERERNQPTVPLTAHALRAAYWKSARDGLEGEGIDLVGTHAPIPAVDLLHALIEHVTPALDAVGDAEFVHRELERVVASGNGATRQRRAFDRRHDAADVIDEAASATIEDL; translated from the coding sequence GTGAGCCACCCCACGCTGGGCGTCGAAGAGGAATTCCTCCTCGTCGACCCACGCAGCGGCGAGCCCGTACCGCTCAACCGCGAGACGGCCGCCGAGGCCGGCGAGCGCGGTGTCGAACTGCAGCTCGAACTCACCAGGTGTCAGGTCGAGACCAGTTCCTCGGTCTCCTCGACCGTCGACGAGCTGCACGACGACCTGCGCAGGCTGCGTCAGGTCGCTTCCGAGGCGGCAACGGCGGCGGGAGCGCGGCTACTCGCTGTGGGTCTGCCGCCGACCGTCCCGCACGAGTTCCCGATCACCGACACCCCCCGCTATCGGGAGATCGCCCAAAAGTTCGGCATGATCGCCCACGAGCAGGGCATCTGCGGCTGCCACGTACACGTCGCGGTGCCGTCGCGCGAGGCCGCCGTCGACGTGAGCAACCGACTGCGACCGTGGCTGCCCTCGCTGCTGGCGCTCACCGCCAACTCGGCGATCTACCGCAACTCCGACAGCGGCCACGCGAGCTGGCGCAGCGTGCTGTGGGCCCGCTGGCCCAGCGCCGGCCCGCCGCCCCACTTCGACTCCGTCGAGGACTACGACGCGACGGTGCGGATGATGCAGGACTCCGGCGCGATGCTCGACGACGGGATGGTCTATTGGGACGTCCGGCCGTCGGCGAACTTCCCGACCGTCGAGGTGCGCGCGGCCGACGTCCCCGCGACGGCCACCCAGTCCGTCCTCTTGGGCGCGCTGGTGCGCGCTGCCGTCATGACCGCCCTCGACGAGCGGGAGCGCAACCAGCCCACGGTGCCGCTGACGGCGCACGCCCTGCGCGCCGCGTACTGGAAGAGCGCGCGCGACGGTCTCGAAGGCGAGGGGATCGACCTCGTCGGCACCCACGCACCGATCCCCGCGGTCGACCTGCTGCACGCGTTGATCGAGCACGTCACTCCCGCACTCGACGCAGTGGGCGACGCCGAGTTCGTGCATCGCGAACTCGAGCGGGTGGTTGCTTCGGGGAACGGCGCCACCCGGCAGCGACGGGCCTTCGACCGCAGGCACGACGCGGCCGACGTCATCGACGAGGCGGCGTCCGCCACGATCGAAGACCTCTGA
- a CDS encoding poly-gamma-glutamate hydrolase family protein: MQPYFAYGSNLNVAQMARRCPDAVDPLPATLADHDWLINERGVATVEPSVGAEVHGVLWHVSDRDLDVLDSAEGVPVRYRRDSMVVQTERGPLRAWVYIDHRVEPGAPREGYLERIIEGARHHGLPQRWVEFLHRWDPANWPRGLAPTDTPGPQSLTELLADPEIDERCTLRSSFGFLAIHGGGLERMTDVIAERAAEAAGASVYVVHHPVDYPYHLSSAAYRADESARLAEFLDHVDHAISLHGYGRIGRSTHLLAGGADRDLAAHVARHVSIPGFQVITDLDAIPRELRGLHPDNPVNRTRRGGMQLELTPRVRGISPRSGPAGDDGLARPTAALIDGLVAAAHHWT; the protein is encoded by the coding sequence ATGCAGCCGTACTTCGCCTACGGATCGAATCTGAACGTCGCGCAGATGGCGCGGCGCTGTCCCGACGCGGTCGACCCGCTGCCCGCGACCCTCGCCGACCACGACTGGCTGATCAACGAACGCGGCGTCGCGACGGTGGAACCGTCCGTCGGCGCCGAAGTACACGGCGTGCTGTGGCACGTCAGCGACCGCGACCTCGACGTCCTCGACAGCGCCGAGGGCGTGCCGGTGCGCTATCGCCGCGACAGCATGGTCGTGCAGACCGAACGCGGACCGCTGCGGGCATGGGTCTACATCGACCACCGGGTGGAACCGGGCGCCCCGCGAGAGGGCTACCTGGAGCGGATCATCGAAGGCGCCCGCCACCACGGACTGCCGCAGCGCTGGGTGGAGTTCCTGCACCGCTGGGATCCGGCGAACTGGCCCCGCGGCCTCGCCCCGACCGACACGCCGGGCCCGCAGTCGCTCACCGAGCTGCTGGCCGATCCCGAGATCGACGAACGCTGCACGCTGCGTTCGTCGTTCGGCTTCCTGGCCATTCACGGCGGTGGCCTCGAGCGCATGACCGACGTCATCGCCGAGCGTGCGGCCGAAGCGGCAGGCGCCTCGGTCTACGTAGTGCACCACCCCGTCGACTACCCGTACCACCTCTCGTCAGCGGCCTACCGCGCCGACGAATCAGCCCGGCTCGCCGAGTTCCTCGACCACGTCGACCACGCGATCTCGCTGCACGGGTACGGACGGATCGGGCGCAGCACCCACCTGCTCGCCGGCGGCGCCGACCGCGACCTCGCGGCCCACGTCGCGCGGCACGTGTCGATTCCCGGCTTCCAGGTGATCACCGACCTCGACGCCATCCCGCGCGAGCTGCGCGGCCTGCACCCCGACAACCCGGTGAACCGAACCCGCCGCGGCGGAATGCAACTCGAACTCACACCACGCGTGCGCGGCATCAGCCCGCGCAGCGGGCCTGCCGGCGACGACGGTCTAGCGCGGCCCACCGCCGCGCTGATCGACGGCCTGGTCGCCGCGGCCCACCACTGGACCTGA
- a CDS encoding sigma-70 family RNA polymerase sigma factor, with translation MTSLGIAARLPGVTADLDALLRRAAERDVEAFTAFYDATRARVYGLVTRVLRDPGYSEETTQDIYLQVWHNAANYDPAAGSPLAWLMTLAHRRAVDRVRSEQAASQRESRYGAANVEPAADRVAEAVIHSEERREVVACLDTLTDAQRECIQMAYYEGLTYVQVSTRLAANLATIKSRMRDAIRGLRNCLGVS, from the coding sequence ATGACTTCGTTGGGAATCGCCGCTAGGCTACCGGGCGTGACGGCCGACCTCGACGCATTGCTGCGCCGGGCCGCTGAACGAGATGTCGAGGCGTTCACCGCCTTCTACGACGCCACCCGCGCCAGGGTCTACGGACTGGTGACTCGCGTATTGCGCGATCCGGGCTACAGCGAAGAGACGACGCAAGACATCTACCTGCAGGTATGGCACAACGCCGCCAATTACGACCCTGCCGCCGGGTCCCCGTTGGCGTGGCTGATGACGCTGGCCCACCGCCGCGCCGTCGACCGGGTGCGCAGCGAGCAGGCCGCCAGTCAACGCGAGTCCCGCTACGGCGCGGCCAATGTCGAACCGGCCGCCGACCGCGTCGCCGAGGCCGTGATCCACTCCGAGGAGCGTCGCGAGGTCGTCGCGTGCCTCGACACTCTCACCGACGCACAGCGCGAATGCATTCAGATGGCCTATTACGAGGGTCTGACCTACGTCCAGGTCTCCACCCGTCTGGCCGCGAATCTTGCGACGATCAAGTCACGGATGCGCGACGCCATCCGGGGACTGCGCAACTGCTTGGGGGTGTCGTGA
- a CDS encoding APC family permease, whose translation MSSEPLVGISADPNEGRLKRALGVPSLVLFGLVYMVPLTVFTTYGIVTVESGGRVPLAYVVTLVAMIFTARSYARMAAAFPVAGSAYAYTQKTFGAPIGFLAGWSLLLDYLFLPMLNYMVIGLYLNAAVPAIPPWVIILVTIGIVTVLNIVGIVSVARANFLIIAIQAIFIVVFLVMAVATISGSGSVDVMAPFRGDGTAGGMGPVLAGAAILCLSFLGFDAVSTLSEEAKDARRDVPKAIMLATLICGVLFIILSYASQLVFPSNAFESVDTGSVDVMTAAGGAFLSAFFTAAYVAGATGSALTSQASVARILYAMGRDGVLPRKVFGHVSIKFSTPTWAIIVISVISLLAIVIDLAILASVVSFGALVAFSAVNLTVIKHYFVDEGEKNVLNNLILPFIGFALTVWLWTSLSMEALTIGLIWSAVGVIWLAVVTHGFRRPTPVLDMTETSGPVVGRGDQAVDQRGGGPR comes from the coding sequence ATGTCATCGGAGCCATTGGTGGGAATCTCTGCCGACCCCAACGAGGGAAGGCTGAAACGAGCGCTCGGGGTGCCGTCGCTGGTGCTGTTCGGTCTGGTCTACATGGTGCCGCTCACCGTGTTCACCACCTACGGCATCGTCACGGTCGAGTCCGGGGGCCGCGTGCCGTTGGCCTACGTCGTGACGCTGGTGGCGATGATCTTCACCGCCCGCTCGTACGCGCGCATGGCCGCGGCGTTCCCGGTCGCCGGTTCGGCGTACGCCTACACGCAGAAGACGTTCGGTGCGCCGATCGGCTTCCTGGCGGGCTGGTCGCTGCTGCTGGACTACCTGTTCCTGCCGATGCTCAACTACATGGTCATCGGGCTGTACCTGAACGCCGCCGTGCCCGCGATCCCGCCGTGGGTCATCATCCTGGTCACCATTGGCATCGTCACGGTGCTCAACATCGTCGGCATCGTCTCGGTGGCGCGGGCCAACTTCCTGATCATCGCGATCCAGGCCATCTTCATCGTGGTGTTCCTCGTCATGGCGGTCGCCACCATCTCGGGCTCGGGCAGCGTCGACGTCATGGCGCCGTTCCGCGGTGACGGCACCGCAGGCGGCATGGGTCCCGTGCTGGCGGGTGCGGCCATCCTGTGCCTGTCGTTCCTCGGATTCGATGCGGTGTCAACGCTTTCCGAGGAGGCCAAGGACGCCCGGCGAGACGTGCCCAAGGCGATCATGTTGGCCACGCTCATCTGCGGCGTGCTGTTCATCATCCTGTCGTACGCGTCGCAGCTGGTGTTCCCGTCGAATGCGTTCGAGAGCGTCGACACCGGGTCGGTGGACGTCATGACCGCAGCCGGCGGAGCGTTCCTGTCGGCGTTCTTCACCGCTGCCTACGTCGCGGGCGCGACCGGATCGGCCTTGACTTCGCAGGCGTCGGTCGCGCGCATCCTGTACGCGATGGGACGCGACGGCGTGCTGCCGCGCAAGGTGTTCGGGCACGTCTCGATCAAGTTCAGTACGCCCACGTGGGCAATCATCGTGATCTCGGTGATCTCGCTGCTGGCCATCGTCATCGACCTCGCGATCCTGGCATCGGTGGTGAGCTTCGGTGCGCTGGTGGCGTTCTCGGCGGTCAACCTCACGGTGATCAAGCACTACTTCGTCGACGAGGGCGAGAAGAACGTGCTGAACAACCTGATCCTGCCGTTCATCGGCTTCGCGCTCACCGTGTGGCTGTGGACCAGCCTGTCCATGGAGGCGCTAACGATCGGGCTGATTTGGTCGGCAGTGGGCGTGATCTGGCTCGCCGTCGTCACCCACGGCTTCCGGCGACCAACGCCCGTGCTCGACATGACCGAGACGTCAGGTCCAGTGGTGGGCCGCGGCGACCAGGCCGTCGATCAGCGCGGCGGTGGGCCGCGCTAG
- a CDS encoding TIGR03621 family F420-dependent LLM class oxidoreductase yields MARDFRFGFGLHAARRLSAVQDWATRAEGMGYDVLHVPDHLGAPAPFPTLTAAAAATETLHLGTFVLNAGFYKAALLGRDVAELRDLSAGRLELGLGAGYVRREFELAEIPYPTAGQRVDHLRHVVEYMGEHLPDVPLLIAGNGDRLLTIAAKHAQIIGLTGGDPAGADGDPLAERIAFVRNAAPERFDELELNISVTAMPIDDSGMPDLSITRRFLPELTDEQLLRTPGVLSGSTKDIADTIRGYRDTYGVTYVIVQQPHAEAFAKVIEELR; encoded by the coding sequence ATGGCCAGGGACTTCCGGTTCGGTTTCGGTTTGCACGCCGCACGGCGGCTGTCCGCGGTGCAGGACTGGGCGACGCGTGCCGAGGGCATGGGTTACGACGTCCTGCACGTTCCCGACCACCTCGGCGCACCCGCCCCGTTCCCGACCCTGACGGCGGCCGCGGCGGCGACCGAGACGCTGCACCTGGGCACGTTCGTCCTCAACGCAGGCTTCTACAAGGCAGCGCTGCTGGGGCGCGACGTGGCCGAACTCCGCGACCTCAGCGCGGGTCGGCTGGAGTTGGGGCTCGGGGCCGGCTACGTCCGCAGGGAGTTCGAACTCGCTGAGATCCCCTACCCCACGGCGGGACAGCGCGTCGACCATCTGCGCCACGTCGTCGAGTACATGGGCGAACACCTGCCCGACGTGCCCCTGCTGATCGCGGGCAACGGCGACCGACTGCTGACGATCGCCGCCAAGCACGCGCAGATCATCGGGCTCACCGGCGGCGACCCCGCAGGCGCGGACGGCGACCCGCTCGCCGAGCGCATCGCGTTCGTTCGCAACGCGGCACCGGAGCGCTTCGACGAACTGGAACTGAACATCTCGGTCACCGCGATGCCGATCGACGACTCCGGCATGCCCGATCTGTCGATCACGCGGCGCTTCCTGCCGGAACTCACCGACGAGCAGCTGCTGCGCACACCGGGCGTGCTGTCGGGGTCGACGAAGGACATCGCCGACACCATCCGCGGCTACCGCGACACCTATGGCGTCACGTACGTGATCGTGCAGCAGCCGCACGCCGAGGCCTTCGCGAAGGTGATCGAGGAGCTGCGCTAG
- a CDS encoding GAF and ANTAR domain-containing protein, which produces MTVSNRDLALRMAELARATAMPRSLMDILADVTSAATELIPGVDVAGVLLVGKGGAFETLAPTSDVLFEIDQLQMKHVEGPCVQAALDETVVRTDDFREDQQWPKYSPEVVKLGILSGLSFKLYTADRTAGALNLFGYQADVWDGEAETVGMVLAAHAAAAIIASREGDQLQSALTTRDRIGQAKGIIMERFNVDDVQAFAMLRQLSQDSNVKLSDVAQQVIDTRGS; this is translated from the coding sequence ATGACGGTCAGCAATCGCGATCTCGCCCTGCGGATGGCGGAGTTGGCCAGAGCGACGGCGATGCCGCGCAGCCTGATGGACATCCTGGCCGACGTGACGTCCGCGGCGACGGAGTTGATACCCGGTGTGGACGTCGCAGGCGTCCTGCTGGTGGGCAAGGGCGGCGCCTTCGAGACCCTGGCTCCGACGTCGGACGTCCTCTTCGAAATCGACCAGCTGCAGATGAAGCACGTCGAGGGCCCATGCGTGCAAGCCGCGCTCGACGAGACGGTGGTCCGCACCGACGACTTCCGCGAAGACCAGCAGTGGCCGAAGTACTCGCCGGAGGTCGTGAAGCTCGGCATCCTCAGCGGACTGTCGTTCAAGCTCTACACCGCCGACCGCACCGCGGGCGCTCTCAACCTGTTCGGTTATCAGGCCGACGTCTGGGACGGCGAGGCCGAGACCGTCGGCATGGTGCTGGCCGCACATGCCGCCGCGGCGATCATCGCCAGCCGCGAGGGCGATCAGCTGCAGTCGGCGTTGACGACGCGTGACCGCATCGGACAGGCCAAGGGCATCATCATGGAACGGTTCAACGTCGACGACGTGCAGGCGTTCGCGATGTTGCGCCAGCTGTCGCAGGACAGCAACGTCAAGCTCAGCGACGTGGCGCAGCAGGTCATCGACACCCGGGGAAGTTGA
- a CDS encoding CsbD family protein: protein MSTAKKARHTVDRLTGQAKQKIGRATGDNRLRNEGANDEMKARVKMTGQRLKDAFRGR, encoded by the coding sequence ATGAGCACAGCGAAGAAGGCCCGCCACACCGTCGACCGCCTCACCGGTCAGGCGAAGCAGAAGATCGGTCGCGCCACCGGTGACAACCGGCTACGCAACGAAGGCGCCAACGACGAGATGAAGGCCAGGGTCAAGATGACCGGTCAGCGCCTCAAGGACGCCTTCCGCGGGCGCTGA
- a CDS encoding amidohydrolase: protein MAMTLFHNGTVWTGLSEVPVSDALLVADGVIAGLGDAARSAAAEGEVEEVDLEGGFLMPSFGDGHAHPMFGGLEYVGPAVRPCGSVAEIVEAVRTYAEAHPDEEWIVGASYDGSLAEGGLFDARWLDEAVLDRPVVLRAWDYHTVWCNSAALERAGITADTPDPELGEIPHRDDGSVLGTLREWGAIDLLTAVMPPQDEDVRIAALGTAADYYLARGVTWVQDAWVEPGDVDTYIEAARRGALRMRFNLALYADPRHFDSQVEHFSKVKRRVDQLGSPMLTANTVKFFADGVVENETGALLAPYCSGLHRHPGGQERSDSGEKVGMTVWEGDSLSEAARQIDDLGLQIHIHAIGDAAVRQALDAIEYAAEWNGPRDRRPVIAHVQLVDDADLARFAELGVIPNMQPLWAQMDALMTVLTIPRLGQERADKQYRMRTLEQSGAPLAFGSDWPVSSGAPLDGIAIAVSRQTSDGQPDGGWVPEEILTIDRALTAATAAVADQAFGEGVWGRLVPGASADLVWLDGDPRETAALDLPGLRIRGTYLRGAPAFTAS, encoded by the coding sequence GTGGCGATGACGCTGTTTCACAACGGGACCGTGTGGACGGGGTTGTCCGAGGTGCCCGTTTCCGATGCGCTGCTCGTCGCCGACGGCGTGATCGCCGGCCTCGGTGACGCCGCCCGGTCGGCGGCCGCCGAGGGCGAGGTCGAGGAGGTGGACCTCGAGGGCGGCTTCCTCATGCCGTCCTTCGGTGACGGTCACGCCCATCCGATGTTCGGTGGACTCGAGTACGTGGGCCCCGCGGTGCGGCCCTGCGGGTCGGTGGCCGAGATCGTCGAGGCAGTGCGTACCTACGCCGAGGCGCATCCCGACGAGGAGTGGATCGTCGGCGCCTCGTACGACGGCAGCCTCGCCGAGGGCGGGCTGTTCGACGCGCGGTGGCTCGACGAGGCGGTGCTAGACCGGCCCGTCGTGCTGCGCGCCTGGGACTACCACACCGTGTGGTGCAACTCCGCGGCACTCGAACGGGCAGGCATCACCGCGGACACGCCCGACCCCGAACTCGGCGAGATCCCGCACCGCGACGACGGCTCGGTGCTCGGCACGCTGCGCGAATGGGGTGCGATCGACCTGCTCACCGCTGTCATGCCGCCGCAGGACGAGGACGTTCGGATCGCCGCGCTGGGCACCGCCGCCGACTACTACCTCGCCAGGGGAGTGACGTGGGTGCAGGACGCCTGGGTCGAGCCCGGCGACGTCGACACCTACATCGAGGCCGCGCGCCGCGGAGCCCTGCGGATGCGGTTCAACCTCGCCCTGTACGCCGACCCGCGCCACTTCGACTCCCAGGTCGAGCACTTCTCCAAGGTCAAGCGCCGGGTGGACCAGCTCGGCTCCCCGATGCTGACGGCCAACACGGTCAAGTTCTTCGCCGACGGCGTGGTCGAGAACGAGACCGGCGCGCTGCTGGCTCCCTACTGTTCGGGCCTGCACCGGCATCCCGGGGGGCAGGAGCGAAGCGACTCGGGGGAGAAGGTCGGCATGACGGTGTGGGAGGGCGACAGCCTCTCCGAGGCGGCCCGCCAAATCGACGACCTGGGTCTGCAGATCCACATCCACGCCATCGGCGACGCCGCCGTGCGCCAGGCGCTCGACGCGATCGAGTACGCCGCCGAGTGGAACGGCCCGCGCGACCGCAGGCCCGTCATCGCCCACGTGCAGTTGGTCGACGACGCCGATCTGGCCAGGTTCGCCGAACTGGGCGTCATCCCCAACATGCAGCCGCTCTGGGCGCAGATGGACGCGCTGATGACGGTGCTGACCATCCCACGGCTCGGGCAGGAGCGCGCCGACAAGCAGTACCGGATGCGCACGCTCGAGCAGTCGGGTGCACCGCTGGCCTTCGGGTCGGACTGGCCGGTGTCGTCGGGCGCCCCGCTCGATGGCATCGCGATCGCGGTGTCGCGGCAGACGTCCGACGGGCAACCCGACGGCGGCTGGGTGCCCGAGGAGATCCTCACCATCGACCGCGCGCTCACGGCGGCGACGGCTGCGGTCGCCGACCAGGCGTTCGGCGAAGGGGTATGGGGGCGCCTGGTCCCCGGTGCGAGTGCCGACCTGGTGTGGCTCGACGGCGATCCGCGCGAAACGGCCGCGCTGGACCTGCCCGGTCTGCGCATTCGCGGTACCTACCTGCGGGGTGCTCCCGCGTTCACCGCTTCGTAG
- a CDS encoding anti-sigma factor, whose amino-acid sequence MTEPERQDLLALATPYALHAVSADEQRDIEQQIAGAPADVARAFHDEVRAVRETMAVVSATTSVEPPEHLRDRLLAAIGDAPRLSVVPGPNAPAAQPSSRPASRSTRWRTVALSAAAAVIIGLGAVGVGVALRPEAKPSAAEQVFEAPDVKTVSGPIPTGGTATVVFSRERNAAVLVMNDVAPPEQGYVYQMWLVASDGAHSAGTMDAKAVAPSTTAVLPDIDGSKALAFTVEPGTGSTQPTSPVFAELPLI is encoded by the coding sequence GTGACCGAGCCCGAACGTCAGGACCTACTCGCCTTGGCGACCCCCTACGCCCTGCACGCCGTGTCCGCCGACGAACAGCGCGACATCGAGCAGCAGATCGCCGGTGCGCCCGCGGATGTGGCGCGCGCCTTCCACGACGAGGTGCGCGCGGTCCGGGAGACGATGGCCGTGGTGTCGGCCACGACCTCGGTCGAGCCGCCCGAGCATCTGCGGGACCGGCTGCTCGCCGCAATCGGTGACGCACCAAGACTTTCCGTCGTTCCCGGTCCGAATGCGCCAGCAGCGCAACCGTCTTCACGGCCCGCGTCGCGCTCCACGCGGTGGCGCACGGTCGCACTGTCGGCCGCTGCCGCCGTCATCATCGGTCTCGGCGCGGTGGGCGTTGGCGTCGCGCTGCGGCCGGAGGCGAAACCGTCTGCGGCCGAACAGGTGTTCGAGGCGCCAGACGTCAAGACGGTGTCCGGACCGATCCCGACCGGGGGTACCGCAACGGTCGTGTTCTCCCGGGAGCGCAACGCCGCGGTGCTCGTGATGAACGACGTCGCACCACCCGAGCAGGGCTACGTGTACCAGATGTGGCTCGTCGCGTCCGACGGTGCGCACTCGGCAGGCACGATGGACGCGAAGGCGGTGGCACCGTCCACCACTGCGGTACTGCCCGACATCGACGGCTCGAAGGCATTGGCCTTCACCGTGGAACCCGGCACCGGGTCCACCCAGCCGACCAGCCCGGTGTTCGCCGAGCTACCGCTGATCTGA
- a CDS encoding DUF1365 domain-containing protein, which yields MSRPIVAKESTTRRRGAARKAAAASAPAIYRTRITHLRRTPVHHYFEQGGYSWYVDLDELPTLPAWMRPFARFEASDHFAGPPADGREDTLRHRVDDFLAGHGIDMRGGSVTALLQARVLGYVFNPVSLYWCHDADGVLRHVIVELHNIHGERHAYLLPPTDHAPAAVKKTLPMSPFNDSDGYYLLQAPKPNGSVDVTISLHREHTPGFVATLRGNRRSASVGQVLALQFTAPMAPLMGALWMRIHDVTLWARRVPLVSRESWAPREPVGQS from the coding sequence ATGTCACGCCCGATCGTCGCGAAGGAATCGACGACGCGCCGGCGCGGTGCGGCTCGCAAGGCAGCCGCCGCGTCGGCACCGGCGATCTATCGCACCCGCATCACGCACCTGCGCCGCACGCCGGTGCATCACTACTTCGAGCAGGGCGGATACAGCTGGTACGTCGACCTCGACGAGCTGCCGACGTTGCCGGCGTGGATGCGGCCGTTCGCCCGCTTCGAGGCGAGCGACCACTTCGCCGGACCGCCCGCTGACGGCCGCGAGGACACCCTGCGCCACCGGGTGGACGACTTCCTCGCCGGACACGGCATCGACATGCGCGGTGGTTCCGTGACCGCCCTGCTGCAGGCCCGGGTTCTGGGGTACGTCTTCAACCCCGTCAGCCTGTACTGGTGCCACGACGCCGACGGCGTGCTGCGCCACGTCATCGTCGAGCTGCACAACATCCACGGTGAGCGGCACGCCTACCTGCTGCCGCCGACCGACCATGCACCCGCAGCGGTCAAGAAGACACTGCCCATGTCACCGTTCAACGACTCCGACGGCTACTACCTGTTGCAGGCGCCCAAGCCGAACGGGTCGGTCGACGTGACCATCTCCCTGCACCGCGAGCACACACCCGGGTTCGTGGCGACGCTGCGCGGGAACCGACGTTCGGCCAGTGTGGGACAGGTGCTGGCGCTGCAGTTCACGGCTCCGATGGCACCGCTGATGGGCGCGCTGTGGATGCGCATCCACGACGTGACCCTGTGGGCACGACGGGTGCCGCTGGTCTCCCGCGAGTCGTGGGCACCGCGGGAGCCGGTGGGCCAATCATGA